A window of Leptospira fainei serovar Hurstbridge str. BUT 6 contains these coding sequences:
- a CDS encoding low molecular weight phosphatase family protein has product KEILLQFSKSIREIKNEQDYSETIFVCSHNSRRSQIAQMFALVCAEYLGISGIGSYSGGTEVTAFHPNSVEALLEIGFKVEKEKNSNDNPRYWVSYKENSIPILAFSKLYSNVVNPSKKFIAVMVCSSADEACPFVIGAKARISLPYPDPKSSDGMPKVLETYLETCKTIARELLFAMKNIAA; this is encoded by the coding sequence AAAGGAAATATTACTTCAATTTTCAAAATCGATAAGAGAAATAAAGAACGAGCAAGATTATTCGGAGACGATCTTTGTTTGTTCTCACAATTCGCGCCGTAGCCAAATTGCCCAAATGTTCGCTTTAGTCTGTGCTGAATATCTTGGGATTTCGGGTATAGGATCCTATTCGGGAGGTACGGAAGTCACCGCTTTCCATCCAAACTCTGTCGAAGCTCTATTGGAAATAGGGTTTAAAGTGGAGAAGGAAAAGAATTCGAACGATAACCCAAGGTACTGGGTTTCTTATAAAGAAAATAGCATCCCTATCCTTGCTTTTTCAAAATTATATTCCAACGTCGTAAATCCTAGTAAAAAGTTTATAGCAGTAATGGTCTGTTCTTCGGCTGATGAGGCTTGTCCTTTTGTCATAGGAGCCAAAGCTAGGATTAGCCTCCCTTATCCTGATCCTAAATCCTCCGATGGCATGCCTAAAGTTCTTGAGACATATTTAGAAACTTGTAAAACGATTGCGAGAGAACTTCTTTTCGCAATGAAGAATATTGCGGCTTGA